A genomic window from Chlorobium phaeobacteroides DSM 266 includes:
- a CDS encoding N-acetylneuraminate synthase family protein, with the protein MAEVQIGNRKVGDGHPVFIIAEIGINHNGSLDIAKKLVEGAAALGCDAVKFQKRTPDLCVPQDQRSIERDTPWGLMTYIDYRYKVELGYEEYCAIDRCCRENGIMWFASCWDEDAVDFMEQFDPPCYKAASASLTDSALLEKVRATGRPLILSTGMSTMEEITDAVNRCGSENLLLAHTNSTYPSPVEELNLKMITTLKAMYPEIPAGYSGHETGLSTTWAAVALGAVFVERHVTLDRAMWGSDQAASIELIGLGRLVSNIRDIEKALGDGVKKVYEGEALARKKLRRV; encoded by the coding sequence ATGGCTGAAGTGCAAATCGGGAACAGAAAGGTTGGAGACGGCCATCCTGTGTTTATAATAGCGGAGATAGGAATTAATCACAACGGATCACTGGATATAGCCAAAAAACTTGTTGAAGGTGCAGCCGCTCTTGGCTGCGATGCCGTGAAGTTTCAAAAACGTACTCCTGATCTCTGTGTTCCGCAGGATCAGCGCAGTATCGAGCGTGATACGCCCTGGGGCCTTATGACTTATATTGATTATCGTTACAAGGTGGAGCTCGGCTATGAAGAGTACTGCGCCATTGACCGGTGTTGTCGGGAAAACGGCATCATGTGGTTCGCATCCTGCTGGGATGAGGATGCTGTTGATTTTATGGAGCAATTTGATCCGCCCTGCTATAAGGCCGCTTCTGCCTCGCTTACTGATTCGGCTCTTCTTGAAAAAGTAAGGGCGACAGGGCGACCGCTGATTCTTTCAACGGGAATGTCAACCATGGAGGAGATCACCGATGCCGTAAATCGATGTGGCAGCGAAAATCTTCTTCTTGCCCATACCAACTCGACCTATCCTTCTCCGGTTGAAGAGCTGAATCTGAAGATGATTACGACGCTGAAGGCTATGTATCCCGAGATTCCTGCAGGATATTCCGGGCATGAAACAGGTTTGTCGACTACCTGGGCGGCCGTGGCTCTTGGCGCAGTGTTTGTCGAACGACATGTTACGCTCGACAGGGCGATGTGGGGTTCCGATCAGGCAGCTTCGATAGAACTGATCGGGCTGGGAAGGCTTGTGTCAAACATTCGGGATATTGAAAAAGCTCTTGGTGACGGAGTTAAAAAAGTTTACGAAGGTGAAGCCCTGGCACGAAAAAAACTCAGACGAGTATAA
- the fumC gene encoding class II fumarate hydratase translates to MHYRIEKDTMGEVRVPKEKYWGAQTQRSVENFRIGPPGSMPSEVIRAFGCVKKAAAITNCELGELSVEKMNAIAMVCDEIIAGELAEHFPLVIWQTGSGTQTNMNVNEVIANRAHVLLGNSIGHGSLLLHPHDDVNKSQSSNDTFPTAMHIAACTSLATITLPGLRQLHSELSLKAEAFGSLVKIGRTHFMDAVPLTLGQEFSGYASQLEKGITALVTSVSPLSELALGATAVGTGLNAPNGFAAKAADAIAMLTGLPFITAGNKFAALAAHDAMVVAHASLKSIAVVLMKITNDIRFLASGPRCAIGEIVLPSNEPGSSIMPGKVNPTQAEALAMICAQVMGNDVVMTVAGSGGVLELNTFKPVMIAAFLQSAQLIGEGCRSFAEKCVRGIYPDHERMQRHLENSLMLVTALNAHIGYEKSATIAQKAFREKTTLRDAAVSTGYVTHQQFDEWVNPQNMIG, encoded by the coding sequence ATGCACTACCGGATTGAAAAAGATACTATGGGAGAAGTTCGTGTGCCGAAGGAGAAGTACTGGGGCGCACAGACCCAGCGATCGGTGGAGAATTTCAGGATAGGGCCTCCCGGTTCCATGCCGAGTGAGGTGATCAGGGCTTTTGGCTGCGTAAAAAAAGCGGCGGCTATCACCAATTGCGAGCTTGGCGAGCTTTCGGTCGAAAAAATGAACGCTATCGCCATGGTGTGCGATGAAATTATTGCCGGAGAACTTGCCGAACATTTTCCTCTTGTTATTTGGCAGACCGGTTCAGGAACCCAGACCAACATGAATGTCAATGAGGTTATTGCCAACCGGGCTCATGTTCTTCTCGGCAACAGTATCGGTCACGGTTCGCTTCTGCTTCATCCTCATGATGATGTCAACAAATCCCAGTCATCTAACGATACTTTTCCGACAGCGATGCATATTGCAGCCTGCACCTCGCTGGCTACCATAACGTTGCCCGGATTGCGGCAGCTTCACAGCGAGCTCTCCCTCAAAGCCGAAGCATTCGGTTCGCTGGTGAAAATCGGAAGAACCCATTTTATGGATGCCGTGCCGCTGACGCTCGGTCAGGAGTTTTCCGGCTATGCGTCACAGCTTGAGAAGGGTATTACGGCTCTCGTCACCTCAGTTTCGCCACTTTCGGAACTTGCGCTTGGTGCCACTGCCGTTGGAACAGGCCTGAATGCCCCGAACGGGTTCGCTGCAAAGGCGGCGGATGCGATAGCTATGTTAACGGGACTGCCGTTTATCACGGCAGGAAATAAATTTGCTGCGCTTGCTGCGCATGATGCGATGGTGGTTGCGCACGCCTCTTTAAAGAGCATTGCCGTTGTGCTTATGAAAATCACAAACGATATCAGGTTTCTTGCTTCGGGACCGCGTTGCGCAATAGGGGAGATTGTTCTTCCTTCCAATGAGCCGGGGTCGTCAATCATGCCCGGCAAGGTCAATCCGACACAGGCTGAAGCGCTCGCGATGATCTGCGCACAGGTCATGGGCAACGATGTTGTCATGACGGTGGCCGGTTCGGGCGGCGTGCTTGAACTGAACACGTTCAAGCCGGTCATGATCGCCGCTTTTCTGCAGTCAGCTCAACTCATCGGAGAGGGGTGCCGTTCATTTGCCGAAAAGTGCGTTCGAGGCATTTATCCTGATCACGAAAGAATGCAGCGGCATCTCGAAAATTCGTTGATGCTGGTGACCGCTCTCAACGCTCATATCGGATATGAAAAATCGGCAACCATAGCACAAAAAGCCTTTCGCGAAAAGACAACGCTTCGCGACGCTGCCGTATCAACGGGGTATGTTACCCATCAGCAGTTTGATGAGTGGGTGAATCCCCAAAACATGATCGGCTGA
- a CDS encoding amino acid ABC transporter ATP-binding protein, with translation MIKVEHLSKNFGNLVVLKNVNFEISEGEVISIIGPSGTGKSTLLRCINLLERPSAGSISIDGVDILDSRTDVPKIRQKMNMVFQSFNLFTHLSVIENLTIAPIKLLGKSKKDAEHKALNILAMVGLAEKAYNYPDELSGGQKQRVAIARCLAMDPEIILFDEPTSSLDPTMVSEVLSVIRRLAKEGMTMVIVTHEMDFARDVSNRVMYMDEGVIYEEGSPEQIFENPKKEKTRSFINRIRGINFHIASPAYDLCTMNIEIDAFCEKQILPLKIRRNLLTIFQNLLDIYSPFLFATHLDVTLSYSEKKQRVELVCESTGDISDLLEKNSLPDDSPLSIIRGLTQNIDYRRGVDKNTLTLVL, from the coding sequence ATGATTAAGGTAGAGCATCTTTCAAAAAATTTCGGAAACCTTGTTGTGCTTAAAAATGTCAACTTTGAAATTAGTGAAGGAGAGGTGATTTCGATAATCGGTCCTTCCGGGACCGGAAAAAGTACGTTATTACGTTGTATCAATCTGCTTGAACGACCAAGTGCCGGATCAATTTCTATTGATGGGGTTGATATACTTGATTCCCGGACAGATGTACCGAAAATTCGACAGAAAATGAATATGGTATTTCAGTCGTTCAATCTTTTTACCCATCTTTCCGTAATTGAAAATTTGACCATTGCTCCCATTAAATTACTTGGCAAGAGTAAAAAAGATGCTGAGCATAAAGCCTTGAATATTCTCGCAATGGTAGGGCTTGCCGAAAAGGCATATAATTATCCGGATGAGCTTTCCGGTGGTCAAAAACAAAGGGTTGCCATTGCCCGGTGTCTTGCGATGGATCCGGAAATTATTCTTTTTGATGAACCGACTTCATCACTGGATCCTACCATGGTCAGTGAGGTTTTGTCGGTTATTCGCCGTCTTGCTAAAGAAGGCATGACTATGGTAATAGTCACTCATGAAATGGATTTTGCCAGAGATGTATCTAACAGAGTTATGTATATGGACGAGGGTGTTATCTATGAAGAAGGTTCGCCTGAACAGATATTCGAGAACCCGAAAAAGGAAAAAACAAGGTCATTCATCAACAGGATCAGAGGTATCAACTTTCATATTGCCTCTCCAGCGTATGATCTCTGTACCATGAATATCGAGATAGATGCTTTTTGTGAAAAGCAGATCCTGCCATTAAAAATACGACGGAATTTGCTGACGATTTTTCAAAATTTACTTGATATTTACAGCCCTTTTCTTTTTGCCACACATCTTGATGTGACACTTTCTTATTCTGAAAAGAAACAACGTGTTGAACTTGTATGCGAAAGCACGGGAGATATCTCTGATTTGCTTGAAAAAAATTCCCTTCCGGATGATTCTCCTTTGAGCATTATTCGTGGTTTGACGCAGAACATCGATTACCGGAGAGGGGTTGATAAGAACACTTTAACGCTTGTTTTATAA
- a CDS encoding transporter substrate-binding domain-containing protein — MKIIIMKINRLSIVIMAFFCSSLLLSGCSKREKISALQQLNGKEFAIPTGTVADQLVLSKLPNAKFKYFNSVMDAALAVKSGKADAAAYDEPILKNIAAKNSGLVVLSDMITVDNYGFAVRKDDTELKKNIDTVVLDLKNNGTTGQMMKRWFPVSGNPAPMPVISSTGSKGILRLGTASVTEPFSFVDGSGEIVGYDIELARYIAKKLDKKLVIVNMDFGGMIPALMSSKVDMIAACITITDERSRQVLFSEPYYIGGIAALVRQ; from the coding sequence ATGAAAATCATCATTATGAAAATCAATCGCTTAAGCATAGTAATTATGGCGTTTTTTTGCTCCAGCCTCCTCTTGTCAGGTTGTAGCAAAAGAGAAAAAATCAGTGCGCTTCAGCAATTGAACGGTAAAGAGTTTGCGATCCCTACAGGTACCGTTGCTGATCAGCTTGTGCTTTCAAAGCTGCCAAATGCGAAATTCAAGTATTTTAACAGTGTTATGGATGCTGCGCTTGCCGTTAAATCAGGAAAGGCAGATGCTGCCGCTTATGATGAGCCTATTCTCAAAAACATTGCTGCTAAAAACAGTGGCCTTGTTGTGCTTTCAGACATGATTACGGTTGATAACTATGGGTTTGCTGTACGTAAAGATGATACTGAGTTAAAAAAAAACATAGATACTGTCGTGTTGGACCTTAAGAATAACGGCACTACTGGTCAAATGATGAAGCGCTGGTTCCCGGTATCGGGGAATCCTGCTCCTATGCCGGTGATTTCATCAACCGGAAGCAAAGGTATCTTGAGATTGGGCACTGCAAGCGTAACTGAGCCATTTTCTTTTGTGGATGGTTCGGGTGAAATTGTAGGATATGATATTGAACTTGCCAGATATATTGCCAAAAAACTTGACAAGAAGCTTGTTATTGTGAATATGGATTTTGGAGGGATGATTCCTGCCCTGATGTCAAGCAAGGTTGATATGATTGCGGCTTGTATTACCATAACAGACGAACGCTCCAGGCAGGTTCTTTTTTCTGAGCCGTATTATATCGGAGGGATTGCTGCGCTTGTAAGGCAGTGA
- a CDS encoding inorganic diphosphatase, translating into MNFNPWHHVEIGEDQPNIVNAIIEISSGSKTKYELDKKTGMLKLDRVLFSSVFYPANYGFIPKTLGDDHDPLDIVVVSQCQIVPMCIVRARVIGVMSMIDHGEGDDKIIAVAEDDMSMSNIHDIDQLSPHFNSELKHFFEEYKALEHKTVLVEDFLNAAVARQSILHAIENYNKVYA; encoded by the coding sequence ATGAATTTTAATCCATGGCATCACGTCGAGATCGGAGAAGATCAGCCGAATATTGTCAACGCTATTATCGAGATTTCAAGCGGAAGCAAGACCAAGTATGAGCTTGATAAAAAAACCGGTATGCTGAAGCTTGACCGGGTGCTGTTTTCTTCGGTGTTTTATCCGGCAAACTACGGATTTATCCCGAAAACTCTGGGTGATGATCATGACCCTCTTGATATTGTCGTTGTCTCCCAGTGCCAGATTGTGCCAATGTGTATTGTGCGTGCGCGGGTCATCGGTGTGATGAGCATGATCGATCACGGCGAGGGCGACGACAAGATTATTGCTGTTGCTGAAGACGACATGAGCATGAGCAATATTCACGACATCGATCAGCTTTCACCGCATTTTAACTCTGAACTCAAGCACTTTTTTGAAGAGTACAAGGCTCTTGAGCACAAAACCGTGCTTGTCGAGGATTTTCTGAATGCGGCAGTAGCCCGGCAGAGTATCCTGCATGCCATCGAAAACTACAACAAGGTCTATGCTTAG
- a CDS encoding KdsC family phosphatase — MLSLTNEELVLRANRIKLVLSDNDGVFTDNGVYYGANGEVMKRYSIRDGMGVERLQGYGIDTAIMTGERSASIAMRAEKLKMKHLYLGASDKLSKLDDVLSDTGLSLHELAYIGDDVNDAAIMKEIAAVGLTACPNDALDFVRPFTHYTALHNGGYGAFRDFAEWLISLKILARA, encoded by the coding sequence ATGCTGTCACTTACAAACGAAGAGCTTGTTCTACGGGCCAACAGGATTAAGCTGGTTCTTTCGGACAACGATGGCGTCTTTACCGATAACGGTGTTTATTACGGGGCGAACGGTGAAGTTATGAAGCGTTATTCGATCCGTGACGGGATGGGTGTTGAACGGCTCCAGGGTTACGGTATCGATACTGCTATCATGACAGGAGAGCGCTCTGCGAGCATCGCCATGCGGGCAGAGAAGCTTAAAATGAAACACCTCTATCTTGGTGCCAGCGATAAATTATCGAAACTGGATGATGTTTTGTCGGATACGGGTTTGTCTTTGCATGAGTTGGCGTATATCGGAGATGATGTCAATGATGCCGCCATCATGAAAGAGATTGCTGCGGTTGGTCTTACGGCCTGTCCAAACGATGCGCTTGATTTTGTAAGGCCGTTTACCCATTACACCGCTTTACATAATGGCGGGTACGGTGCTTTTCGTGATTTTGCGGAGTGGCTGATCTCCCTTAAAATCCTTGCTCGGGCGTGA
- a CDS encoding ADP-polyphosphate phosphotransferase, giving the protein MPRLINSDDYRIREGSSVDLVHSPTVIPSFYTSTGHYKKLLQEQIEKLSKLQQLHYADNRYSVLLVFQAMDAAGKDSMIKHVMTGINPQGCQVYSFKHPSPKELQHDFLWRTNYCLPERGRIGIFNRSYYEEVLIVRVHPAILESQNVPNGSIDGETVWEHRFRSIVDQETHLYRNGTRILKFFLHVSKEEQRRRFLERIDKPEKNWKFSIADVEERRYWDQYMVAYDACLSATSRDYAPWYVVPADDKKNARLIVSRILVDAFTALNLSYPKLGDVRQKELETCRKLLVKEHGD; this is encoded by the coding sequence ATGCCTCGGTTGATCAATTCTGACGATTATCGGATAAGAGAGGGCTCTTCGGTCGATCTTGTTCACTCTCCAACGGTCATTCCTTCCTTTTATACATCTACGGGGCACTATAAAAAACTCCTGCAGGAACAGATCGAAAAGCTCAGCAAGTTGCAGCAGCTTCACTATGCCGATAACCGTTATTCTGTGCTGCTTGTTTTTCAGGCTATGGATGCGGCAGGCAAAGACAGCATGATCAAGCATGTCATGACCGGCATCAACCCCCAGGGTTGCCAGGTATACAGCTTCAAGCATCCTTCGCCGAAGGAGCTTCAACACGATTTTCTCTGGCGAACGAATTACTGTCTTCCTGAACGGGGCAGGATCGGCATTTTCAATCGATCCTATTATGAAGAGGTTCTTATTGTTCGCGTTCATCCCGCAATTCTTGAGAGTCAGAACGTTCCCAATGGATCGATTGATGGTGAAACCGTCTGGGAACACCGTTTCCGCTCTATCGTTGATCAGGAAACCCATCTTTACCGGAATGGAACCCGTATCCTCAAGTTTTTTCTGCATGTTTCAAAAGAGGAGCAGCGTCGGAGATTTCTTGAGAGGATAGATAAACCGGAAAAAAACTGGAAATTCAGTATTGCGGATGTTGAAGAGCGCCGGTACTGGGATCAGTATATGGTGGCTTATGACGCATGCCTCTCGGCAACAAGCAGGGATTATGCTCCCTGGTATGTGGTTCCGGCCGACGATAAAAAAAATGCAAGGCTGATTGTTTCGCGTATTCTCGTCGATGCGTTTACCGCTCTCAATCTGAGCTATCCCAAGCTTGGAGATGTCAGGCAGAAAGAGCTTGAAACCTGTCGAAAACTTCTTGTAAAGGAGCATGGTGATTAG
- a CDS encoding peptide chain release factor 3 — protein sequence MNAELKREISKRRTFAIISHPDAGKTTLTEKFLLFGGAIQTAGAVKSNKIRKTATSDFMEIEKQRGISVATSVMGFEYAGKRINILDTPGHKDFAEDTYRTLTAVDSVILVVDCVKGVEEQTEKLMSVCRMRHTPVIIFINKMDREGKAPIELLDELEEKLQINTRPLSWPISQGQTFKGVYNLYTSALNLFEANSSRISETLVKIQSPQDPELEKWIPESFCKKLREDIALIEGVYEPFNEELYRDGLLAPVFFGSAINNFGVKELLETFLSIAPCPYERDARERTVFASEEAMSGFVFKIHANLDPNHRDRTAFFKICSGRFERNKFYYHTRLKKKIRFSSPTHFMANEKSIIDDAWPGDVIGLYDNGSLKIGDTLTEGEELQFRGIPSFSPEIFKLLENHDPMKTKQLDKGIRQLTEEGVAQLFVQHGNRKIVGTVGELQFDVIKFRLEHEYGALCAFTPLRYKKALWVTSDNKESLGEFLRRKSNLIVFDREDHPVFLAESEWMLKTAQEDYPDIEFHTTSEFKTDLAM from the coding sequence ATGAATGCAGAATTAAAAAGAGAAATTTCAAAACGACGAACATTTGCCATCATCAGCCATCCTGATGCCGGTAAAACAACGCTGACAGAAAAATTCCTGCTTTTCGGCGGCGCCATCCAGACCGCCGGTGCGGTAAAAAGCAATAAAATCCGTAAAACCGCCACCAGCGACTTTATGGAAATTGAAAAGCAGCGCGGCATATCCGTTGCGACATCGGTCATGGGGTTTGAGTATGCAGGCAAGAGAATCAATATTCTCGACACTCCCGGTCACAAGGATTTTGCTGAAGACACCTATCGTACCCTTACGGCTGTTGACAGCGTTATTCTTGTGGTCGACTGCGTAAAAGGGGTCGAGGAACAAACGGAAAAGCTGATGAGCGTATGCCGCATGCGCCACACTCCTGTAATCATTTTTATCAATAAAATGGATCGGGAGGGCAAAGCTCCCATCGAACTGCTTGACGAACTTGAGGAAAAACTGCAGATCAATACCCGACCGCTGAGCTGGCCGATCAGTCAGGGACAAACGTTCAAAGGGGTTTACAATCTCTACACTTCAGCATTAAACCTTTTTGAAGCAAACTCTTCAAGAATTTCCGAAACCCTTGTCAAGATCCAGAGCCCCCAGGATCCGGAACTTGAAAAATGGATTCCGGAGAGCTTCTGCAAAAAACTCCGTGAAGATATAGCCCTGATTGAAGGAGTTTATGAACCGTTCAACGAAGAACTCTACCGCGACGGCCTGCTCGCTCCGGTTTTTTTCGGCAGCGCCATCAATAATTTCGGAGTAAAAGAGCTGCTTGAAACCTTTCTTTCCATTGCGCCCTGCCCCTATGAACGCGATGCGAGAGAGCGAACCGTCTTTGCGTCGGAAGAGGCCATGAGCGGATTTGTCTTTAAAATCCACGCAAACCTCGACCCCAATCACCGCGACAGAACGGCTTTTTTCAAAATATGTTCCGGAAGATTCGAACGCAACAAGTTCTACTATCACACCAGGCTGAAAAAAAAGATAAGGTTTTCCAGCCCGACTCATTTTATGGCAAATGAGAAAAGCATTATTGATGACGCATGGCCCGGGGATGTGATCGGCCTGTACGATAACGGCTCGCTGAAAATCGGAGACACGCTTACTGAAGGCGAAGAGCTCCAGTTCCGGGGAATCCCGAGCTTTTCTCCGGAGATTTTCAAGCTGCTTGAAAACCACGATCCCATGAAAACAAAACAGCTCGACAAGGGAATCCGCCAGCTCACTGAAGAAGGCGTCGCCCAGCTCTTTGTACAGCATGGAAACCGCAAAATTGTCGGCACCGTAGGAGAGCTGCAGTTCGATGTCATAAAATTCCGACTTGAACATGAATATGGCGCACTTTGCGCTTTCACTCCCCTTCGCTACAAGAAAGCACTCTGGGTCACCAGCGATAACAAGGAGAGTCTTGGAGAGTTTTTGCGCCGAAAATCCAACCTGATCGTTTTTGACCGGGAGGATCATCCGGTTTTTCTTGCCGAAAGCGAATGGATGCTGAAAACAGCACAGGAAGACTACCCCGATATCGAATTTCACACCACATCGGAATTTAAAACCGACCTTGCCATGTAA
- a CDS encoding radical SAM/SPASM domain-containing protein produces MPESKSGITFLRNIGMMMTYRCQAACSHCVVEAGPHRTEEVSLENALDWVNQIARYRDGHIKALSLTGGEPFDCFDKLKAVARHGAEQGLIITTITNGFWATSPQEATKTLQEIAGLRMIGISADRHHQNFIPFERVKNTVIAAQQCGLPYRILVTTEDETSREFKTFQAKIERLCPPENIQLTTTFLAGRATDEIDKSGQRTSSTPCDSKCGAAGSPVLFPDGRVIACIGALIALPTQHPLVLGNLRQDSLADILDKSEGNTILHSLRVWGPGKLVSLIRDTYGDSDLPDEFIDNAICDPCYKIMSNKKLLEKIEELARDPMYIRTVAYGRAFHLKENEMLRYLQWL; encoded by the coding sequence ATGCCCGAATCGAAATCCGGTATCACGTTTTTACGAAACATAGGAATGATGATGACTTACAGATGTCAAGCAGCATGTTCCCACTGTGTCGTAGAAGCAGGTCCGCACCGCACAGAGGAAGTTTCTCTCGAGAATGCGCTTGACTGGGTAAATCAGATTGCCAGATATCGAGATGGGCATATCAAAGCGTTATCACTCACCGGCGGTGAGCCTTTTGATTGTTTTGACAAATTGAAAGCGGTTGCCCGGCACGGAGCTGAACAGGGATTGATCATCACGACAATTACCAATGGATTCTGGGCAACGAGCCCCCAAGAAGCGACAAAAACTCTGCAAGAGATTGCCGGGCTCAGGATGATTGGGATCAGCGCTGATCGACATCATCAAAACTTCATTCCATTTGAGCGAGTAAAAAATACCGTTATTGCCGCCCAGCAATGCGGACTGCCTTACAGGATTCTTGTCACCACGGAAGATGAAACCTCCAGAGAATTCAAAACATTTCAAGCAAAAATAGAACGCCTCTGTCCTCCGGAAAACATTCAACTGACAACAACCTTTCTGGCAGGACGAGCTACGGACGAAATCGACAAATCAGGACAACGCACATCAAGCACCCCTTGCGACTCAAAATGTGGAGCAGCGGGTTCGCCGGTACTTTTTCCTGACGGCAGGGTAATCGCATGCATCGGCGCTCTTATTGCACTGCCTACCCAACATCCTCTCGTATTAGGAAATCTCCGCCAGGACTCTCTGGCAGATATTCTTGATAAGTCGGAGGGAAACACGATTCTTCACAGTCTCAGAGTCTGGGGCCCCGGAAAGCTGGTGTCTCTGATCAGAGATACTTATGGCGATTCGGATCTTCCTGATGAATTTATCGATAACGCCATTTGTGACCCTTGCTATAAAATAATGTCCAATAAAAAACTGCTGGAAAAGATTGAAGAACTTGCCAGGGACCCCATGTACATCAGAACAGTAGCCTACGGGAGGGCCTTCCATCTCAAGGAAAATGAAATGCTGCGTTATCTCCAATGGCTGTAA